From the Synechococcales cyanobacterium T60_A2020_003 genome, one window contains:
- the xseB gene encoding exodeoxyribonuclease VII small subunit, with the protein MPPKKTSPSKSTKDAIAPSDLPANWHYERTVSEIEAIIGRIEAGELELAEVFQQFSQAVEYLNQCETFLNQHQQQADLLIETLLDREESGLS; encoded by the coding sequence ATGCCTCCCAAAAAAACGAGTCCATCGAAATCAACCAAAGACGCGATCGCCCCCTCTGATCTACCTGCGAACTGGCACTATGAACGTACTGTCAGCGAAATTGAAGCGATTATTGGTCGGATTGAGGCAGGTGAACTGGAACTGGCGGAGGTGTTTCAGCAGTTTTCCCAGGCGGTGGAGTACCTGAACCAGTGTGAAACGTTTTTGAATCAGCATCAACAGCAGGCGGACTTATTGATTGAAACGTTGCTGGATCGGGAAGAGTC